The DNA window GCTTGAGCTGGGTGAGTGCCTCCTTATTGTGATTCTGAAAGTGTAGTGGGAGATTTGATTTTTGCAATAATAAGTGATTTTGAAATTCTGAAATTGATACACATAATTTtgtataaatgtttttcttgttttgctatttttttttttatccttacatatgtctttgtgtgtttctgtatttttacagTCTTATCTAATTAGAAAAAAGTACACTCTGATGCCTAAGTAAGAAGGAAACGCACATCCGTACCATTTATCACATTTATCAAAACTGGCAGGATTCAGTCAAAAGCTATTGCTTATTGGAGTCAACATTCAGTGCTGACGCTCAGGAAGAGGGCGATTCTCAGTGTGCAACCCAAAGCAGTCTAGTACCCAGGTTTTTAGTCTATGGTCTGGGTGGACCTCTGggataaatacatttgtttaagtcttaaaaaaaatgtatgaactaTTCCTACTGTTTGACCAAAACATCCTCATAATTACAAGTTTTACTTAGATCCTATGTGCTGTTTCTGTCCTGTTTATACATCTTGTTTCTAAGAGCTGGTTAAGGTCAGGCTGAATAAATATCATTTAATTCTATCAAGTTATTTTGATTCCAGGGGATCTGATATTCTTAGGGGAGATTTCTGCTGTCATCACTATTTTCCACTTTCATTTCTGATGTCTTCAATTTTCCCTGCTTCCAGACCCAGAGCACCAGCGCGCCAACGGCAACCTGAAGTACTTTGAGTTTCAGTTGGAGAAGCAGAAAAAGGCTGATGAGGAGTTGGCTAAAAAACAGAAGGATCCAGGGAACAAGGAAATtataaaaaagacagaaaagcccaaaaagaaggTCTCCAATAAGCTGATCCCAGAGAGGAAGAAGTACGAGATGCTTTGTCGTGGTGAGGGCAACAGAATGGTAAGGATGACAAAGAGGAAAAcacagtttctaacaaaataaaatgaaacgaCAATTTCACatctcattgtttttctttttgtttaatcaGACTCCCCGCAGGCAGAGTCGACTTTTCTGTCGTTACTATGACAACAATCACAACCCCAAGTATGTGCTGTCACCTGCCAAACAGCAAGACGAGTGGGATCGCCCCTATATTGTCCGCTACCTTGACATCCTCTCTGACGAAGAAATCGAGAGGATCAAGCAACTGGCAAAGCCACGAGTAAGTGACTCTCAAGTGCTCCCATGGTGCCATATGTAGAAtgtaattcaattcaattcaattcaaaaaactttatttgtccctggggGGCAATGCGCTATATCTGTAATTTTAACATTCACTGTGATGCACTGTCAAGCCTGCTCAGTTTCTGGTGTGTGGTTTAGTTCATTGAGGGGGTCAAAGCTGTGAGGCTGGTTGATGTGATGCCGCTATTAATGCAAGCACGCAGACACACGCAcctttttatgtgtgtgcgtgttgctGTGTGTGGGTAAATCATGTCCCTGGCTTCACAGCTACGCAGGGCCACCATCTCCAACCCCATCACTGGAGTGCTGGAGACAGCTTCATACCGGATCAGCAAAAGGTAAGGCCTTAGTCAGGAGCTGCCAAGAAGAGACGATATAGGAGAGTTTTTCTCCTCCGTTTTCCCTGAAACACTCATCCCATTTCTCCTCTGTATCCCTGTTGGTCTGCATCACTACTTTTCTCTGCACTCGCAAAGATTAAAGGCTCCTGAGCTGAAGCACACGATTTATAAACAATTGtaggattttattattttaattaaagtattatactcctttttaaaaagtggagataagtctcagagttcccaaaacatgtctgtgaagcttcttgttataaatccactctgagcctgtatttgatcatgcctagaaagctttctttttcagccctgctcagagcaggctgtttgtgtgtctgtagctttaaatgcaaatgagtagagtttgaccacgcccctctggaagggcttgggtggtaTGGgatttctcgctccatgccctattatTCATGGAAAGAAGggagactcagagggcagagctAACTCCTAGCTGGTGGAgtatcacccacctgggggaggagttactgccctttgtgatgtcacagtgggggTTTGTAAACAGGCtaaggacacatattagtgtttgaaaaacatggtaaagtgtattttgctaGTGTCATACAAATGTGAAATATCCTATTTTTTTCACTGGtgacagaaatgaaagaaacaatAAAGGCTATTCTGATACTGGGATGAAAAAAATGCTtcctaaatgtattttaaagattttatgaATATGTTTCTGCTCAGGAGTCTGCTAAGGAAAGGTAACACAAGAAGGTAGAGGTGGAGAAAAATGTGTTACCTTTTCTACTAGTTGATGTTAACATAGTTTCTTTTGGGATTCAGGGTGTGTATCACAGGCACATATTCATTCCCTACAATTCagtttgagatttaaaaatctatttcatgAATTGCTGTGTGAAACACTCTCTGGACCCTGCTTCTTAACAATATAATTGACAACTAGTGACCGactctgcctctcttttctctccctctttccttctTTTGCTTTCCAAAtgtcctcgtgtgtgtgtgcgtgtgtgtgtgtgtgtgtgtgtgcgtgtgtcacaTTCTGTCTTCCTTTAAATCTTCTCTTCCTCGACCTTGGTGTCCTTCTGCTGCGGAAAAACTACTGTAGTTAAGGCGAGCCACGGTGCATGACCCCCAAACTGGGAAACTTACAACGGCCCAATACAGAGTCTCCAAGAGGTAAGGGGTCACAGGTTATCAGGAGGGCCACCATGCCTTCCCCTCAGTCTCAATCCATCGCTTCAGCTTGATCTCTGCATCCTAAGTTAAACCCTGCATATGGTAAAAATCatggaaaacatgaaaatgtttagcTAAACCTGGAAAACTACATGGAGGAGGTTTAAATTCAGTTGAACATAAAACTCAAACAGATTTCTCCCAGAACACCAGATTGAGTTTCAACAAAGTGGTCGTTTTTCAATGCTGCTGAATGATGTTTATTCTTTCAGTTCACCCAGTGATTTGCAATTTTCATGGATATGTGCAGATGtgacatgctgttttttttttcacccggCCACTCCTCTGAGATATGACATCAAGAGCACCAAATCTCTATTCCTCGTTGCGCTTTTTAGGAATGAGTCTGCGCCATGTCCTTACATGAGCTTATAACAGCGGCTGCagttcttctctgcttctttaaCTTCCACGAGAGATCTAGAAACTTCCAAATCctgagtgtgatgtcacatgctTAAACATACAGAAACTTGACTGCTTCATTATCAAAAACCACTATGAAGTGAAATATCTGTCTCACTTAGAAAGATTCGGTGTCTGTTTGTAAGTTAAACTTGAAACCTAACCTTTAAATAGCAGGCAAAGGAGGCCAACCAAAGAAAACTCCCACATTTCTTTGGTTTCAACTGTTCTTGGTAGTTAATGTTCGGGTGACGGCGCACATTGGTACAAGGGTGTGGCGACCCTCTGatgttcttgtgtgtgtacGTGATAGCCAGCTTGTATTTTGCTTGATAGACTGAACAGAGAGATGGACAGATGGTTCTCATCAGCTGAGTTTGAACCCTTTCTGAACCAGctgtaagaacaaaaaaaaaaatgtgttggctCACATTTGGTCCAGCTTCCCTTCCAAATTTTAACTTACTATCAACAGAAAGTCATCTCACTGTCTCTCATGTACGTGCATGACTGAAgtaaaaaagcagaaattcTCAGAAACAATTGAGCAAGACAGTGGAGCGGGGGAAGTACTCCCATAGGATTTAGACATAAGAAATCTCCTTAAATTTGAGGACGTGTCGAAAGCAactcctttttgtctttgtcttttgtatTGTTGGTAAATCCATTCAAAAAGTGTCTTTAGTTCTGTTGTGATATTATGGCTGCATTgacagttgttgttttgttgacatAGTATTTTGTAGCAGTGGTCagatgtaaagaaaaacaatttttcTGGCCGTTAGAGCTACAGCTGTCATGGTTTAAAAGTTCACAAGAAAGAGTTTATTTCCAATGCTCCGTCagctgcctttttttctttagagcACTTCTCGTCGACTGCAGTGTTGGAGTTAGTTTGAAGGGCAGGTGGTGTGAGGCCTGTTGAATCCATGGAAATATTTCGCTCGAGTCCAAAGTCAGACCCTTGTGCCAAATGTCCACGTTCCACAGTGCACACTTAGTACAACCCTGTACCCTTCAGCCGATTGGGGATTCTGAATCTCGGGCCACTCTTCTTCTCCTACATTGTACTAATACCTCTTCTTCCTTACCTTTATATTCTGTTAGTAATGCCAAACTTGACGTCTTCCtttggctttttgtgtgtgcttgtctttGCAAGTCTCAGCATGACTCTGCCGCCTGTTTCAGAAGAAGTCTTTGCTGACATCTAGTGGACAAAAGTGTGTCTCACTGGTATACTGTATAGCTTGTTGCTCATTTTTCCTCAATTGTTCTGCTCTCCTTCCTTTAATCCAGTGCTTGGCTCACTGGCTATGAAGATCCAATGATTGACAAGATCAACCAGAGAATTGAAGATCTCACAGGGCTGGAAATGGACACAGCAGAAGAGCTGCAGGTAAAGAGTTTTCTCACTGGTTTAATGTTACGGACATTTAATTGATTCTCCCTCATTCTCCTGATTGTTTGAAGAGATCACCTCACTGAATCATCATAGTGGGAAGAATAATGTATGTGGATGCATGTAGAAATAAATTCCAACAATCTCCTGCTTCTCAGAAAGCCTGTGTTAGTGTGTTCATTTTGTTCAGCTCTGAGACTttaattatgtatttttgttgtctTCAGGTTGCAAATTATGGCGTTGGAGGCCAATACGAGCCTCACTTTGACTTTGGAAGGGTAAGATCTTATGGGATTAACACTTAAATATCTGTGAATGTACAATGTGTTCCTGTATGAGAGACCATTTACATCTGATGTTACCTCTCTCCCACAGAAAGATGAACCAGATGCCTTTAAAGAGCTGGGCACTGGAAACCGCATAGCCACATGGCTCTTTTATGTGAGTTAACTCTCGCCTGAATACGCATTAAAACCAATcttttaaacttcatttttttttataactggGGCCATCTTTAGACATCCACTCAAATGCATATTTTGTGACGAGTCATTGTTCAAAAGAGTGTTATTATTACATTTCCTAAGATTGTGGGATGATCCGTCGGCGTAAGATTGATGCAGCAATAAAACGTGGCATCACTGGTTTTCATTCTTCAACCATTTCATGAATCATTAAGCCCAATCAAGTGTGGGATCAAGCTGAAACAAAACATATGAAAGTCAAAGTTAGTGTGAACTTTACCAATTTAAAAGCATCTAAATTTGAAAATAGTTATTTGATGTGACTGAAGAAATCTGTTCTGTGTTTAAACCTCACATGGCGgaggtctaaaaaaaaaaaaatgaacaaaacagtAGCTCATCTGGTAAAGCATGAACCATTTAAGGGCACACTCGCACGCTTCACCCTTAAACACTagttcgtttgactagtgtgagtgctctgatcTGTGctcacttccttggccctggcacggttggaagaggtgtgctttggcacagtacagttcatgcacaagcacatgCACGAAATGTGGACAGCCTTCCATTATCTAGAAATCCCACCATGTGTTCcagctgtatctgactaaaataactcaaaataaggcacaaagtcagtaaagttgcaGCCTTGTTCTCTGAGTTGTTCTCCAACGTGGTGACGCAGAATCAACTGCAcgtctctccttttttttttaaatattttattttggggggggcttctttctgcctttattttagagatatgGCTTTAGatagaggggaatgacatgcgggaaaggagccacaggtcggattcgaacatGGGCGGTCCGCATGGAGGCCTAGAGcatccgtacatggggcacgcgggCTAACCACTATGCTACCTGCGCccctacttttctttttttttcttttttgagtcGTCTGTCTCGTAAACTAAgcatggggaggggggacaatcatGTTTCAGCAAGGTACAggacaactgggcctagtgttAGTGAGCCCCCTTCTGTCTACCCTGAACCATACCTCTTTGTGTTAAACTGTCACTCTCCAATAGAGACAAAgcaagcacaaaaaaaatcatgtaaaaaaagtagcccaaaaaatgaacagaaagCTGGCACTCTCAGCTAAAAGTGGGAGTTCACTTATTATCTTTGAATGCCAGTAATGCTTGCTGCTTGCTTTGTGCTCGTCATAACGTTGTGCCAGTGAACTCTGTCACTCCATGCAGGGAGGAGTACAATTCAGTCCCTGTGGTTAATGGAGCTACTTTTAAACTGAGCCGCCAAAGAATTAGGTGAATGGAGCTCCTCATTTACTTTCATCCTTGGTTTTGCACAGACACACCCTGGTATTACAAACCAAGGACTATTGGCCATTCAtgattttggacttttttttcccccttcttttCCTGAGGTTATGTTTCTGggcttttacatttaattttacattttcaaatttaaatttttgggctttttgcctttattggagggataggaccgtggatagagttggaaatcagggagacaaagagtggggattgacatgcgagaaaggccacagaggttggatttgaacccgggccgcctgcctggaggactacagcctctgtacatggggcgtgcaccaCCAGTGCCCCGTTCatttgacaggacagctgaagatggATAGGAAACATGGCAACAGAAACTAGGGGATAACATGCATTGAAAAAGCAGCAGGACCGGCAGTCAAACCTGCAACCAGTATGATGAAGACTGTAGCCTCTCTACATAAAAGGGGCACctctctcccaactgagctaaactggCACCCCAGCCTTTGTTATACCAGTCTGCAGAAatcttagcttttttttttaaagtaacctCTCTGTTAAAACAGCATCTGCTTTCCTGATAGAAGAAGAAGGACATTATTAAGTTCAATCAATGACCATTTGATATGACATACAAAGACTGACCTTTCTTTGCCTCTCTGTCTGTTGCTGTAGATGAGTGATGTGTCAGCTGGCGGAGCCACAGTATTCCCAGATGTTGGGGCAGCAGTGTGGCCACAAAAGGTAACTGTTTGAAACATTACTGATGACTGTTTAACCGAATTGGTTTTATTGCATATAATTCTAAATGCTGTAATGAACTcctggttgtttttgttttaggcATAGAAGTAGAAACTAAAAATATTCATTAACAGctcaataaaatgtgttgttgccTCTTGGTGCTTGGTGAGTAAGTTGGCACATtcaatacacaaacaaaacaatcctCTAATGAGGAACATTTCTCTTGGAGCACTATGTACATAattactacattttttttattcctgtcaTAGACAGAAAGTTTCCTCAGACAATACAAGACAATATACTTTTTCAGGCTCTTTCTTGATGGATTAATTTACAAAACTGATGTAGACTTTCTCGGATTTCTCATTTTTCATGGAGAGTTTGCAGCACTGTTAACCTCtgttgctgttgtgtgtgtttgtgtgtttcagggtaCTGCAGTGTTCTGGTACAATTTGTTCGCCAGTGGGGAGGGAGACTACAGCACCCGGCATGCAGCGTGTCCAGTGTTGGTTGGCAACAAGTGGGGTGAGCTTCTGTTTTGTCTGATTCCTTATAAAAGCATCCTGAGTAGAAGTGCAGAGTATTTACTGGGGAAGGATGTTGATTTTAAAGAAATTGAATGGAGCGCATGTTGGCCTAATGATTAGGTCCTGCatctcatgtacagaggctgtagtcctcaagcAGCCCAGGTTCCCTGATTTCATACTATATTCACTGCCCTAGCCCAAaaatcaatctaaaaaaaaaaaatgtaataacccAGAGTAATTAAAAAGATTCTAACAAGAAAAGTAAACATCTGAACTGAATAATACACAATTAAAGGTCTATTTTACAGTTGTATTACCCTTAATTTcatctgttctgtttttagTATCAAACAAATGGATCCATGAACGAGGCCAGGAATGGCGGCGACCTTGTGGCATAAATGAAACTGACTGATGGGAAATAGGAAGCCTGTTCATCAACTTCCCTGCTCCCCTCTCACCTTCCTTGTGAACCACCCAGGACCACAGAGCACTGCTGCACACAGATGATGGATACAGACACACGGGGTTCAAATGGCTCTCTCCCACTCCACAAAGTGGTGCTGTGTTTCCCTTCGGCTGTTACACTCAAAGATCACATATCGTTATGGTTGATGATAAGCCCCTGGACAGTATTAGCATTGCTGTGACAtataaggtgttttttttttttttagtttgttggaTGGTTTCGAGATACACTCAGTGTGTCCCGTGTAAAGTCATGTGTCCTTTTTGCACTCTGTATGAACTCCAGCTCTGTGGTGACGTTATCCCTCAGTATTGTCTGTAGGGACCAGCCTCCTCCCTGTCTGCTTACCTTAAAGGTACAGTTTCCGTTTTTTAAGGGGCCTCTTCATTACTACAACAGAGCACATTGGCTTGTTGAATTTGAGAAcgtttaaggattttttttcttcacatttcagATCATAgcttattaataataatattcaccaatttcaaaacaaattcaactgTCCTATTTTCTAaagggcctttttttttatatatctttacAAAAGGTTTAGGTCAgattctttgtatttttttctttctgtattttcatgaggtattcttctgttttaaaaataacttaaattcaaaaacaaaagtggtGCTCTGTTGAAAGAATGAAAAGGCTCACAGCACATGAATTGGCAAGTCTCCCCCCACAGTCCAGGAAAGTGTCTATCACTTTTAGACCTGTAAATTACTGATGCATTGCTAAGTCTTCCTGTGACTAGCACATATTCATAAATCACTTTGCTTATTTCTCAGCCCTGATGCCAGAGTGTTATTTAAACTTAAAACGTGTCATTGACATGActtaaaacatgacattttgcaaaacatttttatcctTAATCAAGCAAAGTACACAAATGCATGGGCACACATACACCTTGAGACAGACACCAGCACATAAATCTGTTTTGCATAGaactttatgttttctttttacagtttatATCTGTTCATCTTGATTGTCCAAGTCTTTTTAGAGACTTAAAAAGAAGACACTAAATATTTTAAGCAAGAAGAGCAACTAAGGAAAGAACAGTACATGGACATTAAGTATTTGAGGGGTGATGGGACACACATCACGTtgtaccctttttttttttagaagaaaatGATTGAGGTGGGATATGTGGGGTGGCTAGTGTTTTTAAGTCAAAGAATATATGGGTTTTTCCAAGGAAGACACGTTTTATTTATATGTCCCAAGCaaactgtgtgttgttttatgaatgaaagtctgaaattgtgttgtttttttttacaataaaggctttttttattgatcaatgAAGTGTGCTGCTGCAGTTCGTGTGCGCGTGCATGTGATGGGGATTTTGGCGTACGGTATGCAGGCGTCACGTGACTCTCCAGTACTAATGATACAGTGGCTTGTTCGTCCGTGGCAACCCGGGGCCAGACGTCTGACAGGTCGGGAGGACAAGGGCAAGCGTGACGGAGTGAgagagcagaagcagcagctcgGAGAACAGAAAGTCAGATAACTATCCCGTCCTCGACGTTTCAGTCAATACAGCTGAGAGCAGGTAACAAGAAAAGTAACGATacaacaatgatgatgatgacccaggtGGAAACAACGGTGCACTATAATAATGGCTACGAGGAAGAGTATATGCTACAGGAAGATGAGTGGGACAGGGACATGCTACTGGACCCTGCCTGGGAACAACAGCAGAGGAAGGTAAGTCATCGAGAGAAGAATTAAAGAAGAATTAAATCAAACCCTTGTTTATGCTGAACACTACATCCAGAagttttacaatttaaaaaaaagtcaacctgGAGgcagttattattttatttagtaTCAAACTTTGTGACAGCTCTGTGTGGATGAGACCAAGAACACCAATGTATAGTAGAACATCCGGCTgaccctttcaaaataaaacactggttGGCGAAAGTAACTTTCCCAGGGTCGTCATGAGGGATGCGATCATACAATAAGGACGTTCATTACGATAAACGCAAAGTTACAACCAATTTCTGTTTGATTAGCAACATGGGGACATGCAAAACATCTTCACCAGCTCGTATTCAACCAGTTCATTATTTCAAGGTGGTTAAATTACACAACgttaaaaagtgaaaacacaatGATAAGTTGGTAAACCCAAACCACCTTATGGAGCTATGGCATGAACCTCAGTCAGTGTCATTACTGctgtttaattttttctttatttcgaacgattaaaaaatagatgaaaacgaataaacaaatgaaaaaatctgtattaaaaataaaataaaaaagtcaatttcaatataatacacatttgactcGTTCGATAGGAAGAAGCCTAGGCTTGTCAAGTCCTACCCCCATTCTTCACCACtgaacaaatgcaaaatccaataaaataaactaaacggacaatacaaaaaaaaaaaaaaaaatactccaatcgagctattaagaaaaacagaacaaaacaaaatggtagcCTATCCAACTCTCAAAGTGAACAGTAAAGCCCGTGGTGCAGGAATAAATGATCATTCTTAAGGAATTAGGGGAAATGTAATATTacgaaatgtatattttttttacgaAGGTTTACTTTGGTGGATAGCCTCTCTAACTTCCGGCTTGGTTCTTTTTACATGCTGCTACCTTGACGCAGCCAAAGGTCTGGGGGTGATAGGCATGACAGACGGATGCGGTGGGTACCATCTAACAATAGCTCTGCCTTCCAGCGGCTCTCCAGACTGCTGCCTCTCCACTGATACGCGAGGAATGCGAGCTGTCAACAGATGCTTCTAACACATGATGACGCTCTTGGGGATTAGAATGGACGCTGCATCTAATTTTAACCTCAGGGACCAAAAGGCATTATAGTAGGGTTAATCCAGTGTCCTTGGTGCGGAATTCTTTTGTTTATAGAAACCATGCAGAAATATCGTACCAGCATCAACCCTACTCAATATAGCCTCAGCTTCCCACACTGTCAGTTGGTTTTAGGGCTTTAAGAGCTGGCCTGGGCCTTAAAATGTAGCCCTTTGCACAAGTGGAGACCACAAGCTTTATGCGTAACCTGCTGTGGCCTCAACAGTGATGACAAAACGGTGTATTCTTGGTAACACAAGGCAGCAACACTACAGTCATCTCATCTCCCATGTCCATATTATAAACAGCTATGTTATAgggcaggggtgggcaactggcggccccatCAACCCTCGACGTGGCCCGCAAGTCGATTAAttggaaacaggaagaaaacatgacaaaatctgcatTGAAATcctgaaaaccagaaatatgtctgtgataatatttgatcactggtatatgttgagtaaatttgaGACAGACacattgactgtaatcgtttttgtatcctacattttggccctctggcagtgagaatttaatgaatgtggcccttgctgtgaccaaagttgcccatccctgttATAGGGTCTCTGTTCTGCACATTATCATTTGGCGCTACAAGTGCTTAGTAGAGTGGTTCTGTAAGCAGCTGTTCAAATGTAGTGACTTATTAAAAGATGGTTACATACAATAACACTGGTGTTTCTCTTACTGCCTGTTTGTTACCATAGACCTCTGGTAGACATTCCCAATGAGCGTGATTATTGCTTCTATTTCTCTCACCACAGGCGACACCTTTTGTTCCCTATTCCAAATAGTTTCTTTCCAGTTGACTTAAATCTCATTTTAAGCAAAGTCAAAGAACAGttggtttattttaaatcatgcGAGCAGTAGGAGCTTTTCTTCATAGGATTTCAATCTTATGAtgctttttgacattttttatccATTAGCTGACATAGACAGGTTCATGGAGGACATTGCTAAAGCTATGAGAACCACTAAGCCAAGTCCTAGTGGCAGGGTGTTGTGTTACCGTAAGTGAAAGTGCAGAACTGTCCTAAATTGACTAAAATCATTCAATGGAGGGAAAGGGTAGTCAAAACTTAACTGTTAGCTCACAAGCTATTTGTAATAAGTGTAACATTTGGTTGTCATTTGTTCCCCATTCTCCTGGACACAGCTGACTAGCGTCTGGCCCCAAAGGCCTTAGCCACTTTAAAGGGAGGGTTGGACTCTCTCTGGATGTgattcataaatatttttagCTTTTATCGTCACTGGTCAGTAGTGTCGGAAGGGACAGTAGGGCGGGTAGGCTTGGAAAGTGGGCATTAAGGTTCTTTGACTGTGACTGAGTCAAATTTGGGGGTCCAGCAGGCCACACATTTTATCAAGGAGGGCAGACGTCcactgtctcacacacatacacaaacacacacacacacacacacacacacacacacacacacacacacacacacacacacacttttcgtGTGGAATGAGATGATCTTTACGCCAAGCCTTttgatattctgtttttttcaccaGCAAGATGGTGGAAGAATTAGGGCTGGAAAATGGCTAGAATGTCTTCCTCAATTTATGACAATTTACtgcattaatataaaaaaaaactacaggaCTGAGTGCACAAATGCTTGCGTTCAAGTTGAAAGATGCTCacataaaaagtatatatactGACCTACTATTGagaaaattaaacaaattaCTACTTACAATTGTCTTTCATTctaaaggaataaaaacaaattcatggCACTAGAACAAAATACAATAAAGGTTAAGATTACcaaaagtgaaaaatgaaaagacCAAAAGAACCTGATGATTATTAATTCTGAATAACTTAAACatatctgaaaataaatgtaaatccaCATTTACCcgaaaatactttaaaaagtaCCCCTTCAGACCTATTAGTTTCTTATGAATACTATAGGAATAAATGGGCTCATTGATTAAACACCTATAAACATTAAACAATATTTCTAGTTTAT is part of the Labrus bergylta chromosome 10, fLabBer1.1, whole genome shotgun sequence genome and encodes:
- the p4ha1b gene encoding prolyl 4-hydroxylase subunit alpha-1b isoform X2 — encoded protein: MLSLRMELPCWCLLLLSCLQSLSAHDDFFTSIGQMTDLLYTEKDLVISLKDYIKAEENKLERVKLWADKLESLSATAIQDPEGFLGHPVNAFKLMKRLNTEWGDLESLVLSDTTDGFISNLTIQRQYFPTNEDQTGAAKALLRLQDTYRLDANTISTGDLPGVKHKSHMTVEDCYELGKIAYSDVDYYHTELWMAQALKQLDEGEESTVDKVTLLDYLSYSIYQQGEIKRALEFTKKLLELDPEHQRANGNLKYFEFQLEKQKKADEELAKKQKDPGNKEIIKKTEKPKKKVSNKLIPERKKYEMLCRGEGNRMTPRRQSRLFCRYYDNNHNPKYVLSPAKQQDEWDRPYIVRYLDILSDEEIERIKQLAKPRLRRATVHDPQTGKLTTAQYRVSKSAWLTGYEDPMIDKINQRIEDLTGLEMDTAEELQVANYGVGGQYEPHFDFGRKDEPDAFKELGTGNRIATWLFYMSDVSAGGATVFPDVGAAVWPQKGTAVFWYNLFASGEGDYSTRHAACPVLVGNKWVSNKWIHERGQEWRRPCGINETD
- the p4ha1b gene encoding prolyl 4-hydroxylase subunit alpha-1b isoform X1, producing MLSLRMELPCWCLLLLSCLQSLSAHDDFFTSIGQMTDLLYTEKDLVISLKDYIKAEENKLERVKLWADKLESLSATAIQDPEGFLGHPVNAFKLMKRLNTEWGDLESLVLSDTTDGFISNLTIQRQYFPTNEDQTGAAKALLRLQDTYRLDANTISTGDLPGVKHKSHMTVEDCYELGKIAYSDVDYYHTELWMAQALKQLDEGEESTVDKVTLLDYLSYSIYQQGEIKRALEFTKKLLELDPEHQRANGNLKYFEFQLEKQKKADEELAKKQKDPGNKEIIKKTEKPKKKVSNKLIPERKKYEMLCRGEGNRMTPRRQSRLFCRYYDNNHNPKYVLSPAKQQDEWDRPYIVRYLDILSDEEIERIKQLAKPRLRRATISNPITGVLETASYRISKSAWLTGYEDPMIDKINQRIEDLTGLEMDTAEELQVANYGVGGQYEPHFDFGRKDEPDAFKELGTGNRIATWLFYMSDVSAGGATVFPDVGAAVWPQKGTAVFWYNLFASGEGDYSTRHAACPVLVGNKWVSNKWIHERGQEWRRPCGINETD